The genomic stretch ccggacattgcgttcgtcaTGGGCTACGTCAgttgcttcatggaggatcctagagaggatcactgggctacggtgaagcggctactgcgctacatcaaggggacggtggatcatgggatcatcttcccaaagacaggcgggagtaggctgcagctcactgtgttcagcgatgcagacatggcggtggACATcaacggacgacggagcacctctggcgtgctcgtcttcctcgggtcggcccaaatctcatggctgtcgctgaaacaaaaggtggtggcgctatctacgtgcgaggcagagtacgtagcgacggccacagcggcgtgccaagttgtgtggctgcgccggctgctgggcgatctgaccggcgtggaagctcacccaccagcacttatggtggacaaccagcctgccatcgccctcgcgaagaatccggttctgcatgaccagagcaaacacatcgacgtgaagttccacttcctcaggaactgtgtcgatggagggcagatcgtcatcgagttcgtcgaaactggtcggcaactcgcggacgtcctcaccaagccgctcggacgtcttcgactcacgaagctgaaggagattatcggcatggagggggtacaagggataacAGTAggtttaggggaagaattgttagaataaactactgctttccttgtgtgaacacaacaAGGAAAGGCGGCGCCAAAAGGCCCCCTGCTATGATACTGTAgctgctgcaggtgcaggcgtcgcacggctcacctgcagcactgtagccacatgcagaggctggcgcagagtcagccctgtatgttatctagttactgttacagcatgtgcactgtactaggattagatggatacagttgtataaatagactaccacgacaacttagtaaagagagttcagatttgccatcttacAAATAGGGCTTTgatcaacgctggtgtcttgtattgtgcgtgcatGCTCTGTTTTCCCttcttcctctagctccagcCATAGCGTGTGGGGACAGACAACGCCTGTTCGTGGTTgccacggctagtgggtgctcggcaacactagcgggtgctcggcaagactggtaagtgattcactcacctgagccggtgatcctgtggaccaacatctattattattattattattattattattattattattattattattattgttattattattgttattgttgttattattattattattattattattattattattattattgttattgttattgttgttgttattgttattgttattgttattgttattgttattgttattattgttattattattgttattattattgttattattattgttattattattattattattattattattaaacaCCACATGTCAAGAATATATATAATGTGCATGCATGTCTTGTCTTCCACTGCATCTGCATGCAGTGAGGTCGTCAAGGGCTTAGTCTTCAGGAAGAATGTGGCTCATAAGCACATGCCCACCAAGTGTCACAATCCCAGGCTGCTGCTGCTTAGCGGAGTCCTCGGCCATTCCCATGTTGGCTTCTCATCATTCAGTTCCATAGAGCAGGAGAAAGACCATCTAGACAAGTCTGTCAGCAAAATGATGGAGATTTGCCGCCCAAATGTCATCATGGTCGAGAAAACGGTTTCACGCGACATACAGGAGCTTCTTCTCAAGGAAGGAGTCACTCTAGTGCTTGACATGAAGCTCAGCCGGCTGCAGAGGGTTGCTCTCTGTTCCGGCGCTCCCATACTCTCGTTTTCGGAGGTTCTCAGCAAGCCAAAGCTGAAGCAGTGTGACTACTTCCACATTGAAAAAGTGACGGAGGAGCACAACCTTACCTGCAGCACTGGAGTTGGAAAGAGGCCATCTAAAACATTAATGTTCCTGGAAGGCTTTCAGAAGCCATTGGGATGCACGGTAGGTCTGCTACTTCCTTTCTAATTAATCATACTAAGATTCATGCATGATCATACCTTTCACAGCCCACCACTGATGCTGCATTATACTAAGACAAGATCCATGCATGAGCATGGGCATACCTTTCTAATGAAATCTCTGCTTTATGTATATGTTCACAGCAGAATATATACCTGCCTTGACAGCAGGATGCGTTTTTCTTCTTTATAATTTGACACGCTTTTGCTTCTTTTAAAATAAAGCACTGTCATGCATGATTCTGGCCTAGCTTACACGCATATAGATTAAGACTAATTGATGAACCACTATAATCTATACTATAATGAGATACTAGCAGGAATTAATGATGTAGCTGCATCGAGAAGTATGAAAGTACATAGATGGAATAGATGTCTTCTTCCCTTCTTTGTGCTGACAACACCAAGTGCTAATTTTGTGCAATTATTATAAATCATTAGTAAATTAACAGCTCACTGTGAATGATAGACAATGGTGATTCTTTTCGTCATGCAGATATTGCTAAGGGGAGCAAATACTGAAGAACTGAAGAAAATCAAGCAAGTCATGAACTACACAGTGTTTGCAGCATACCGCCTCGTTCTTGAGACGTCCTTCTTCGAAGATCAGAGACTAATCTTGAACAATAAGAATTCTTCCAAAGAAGTTTCTGTCACTAGGAAGGCGGGACCATCGCCACTAGGATCAGTACAGGAATCTACTGATGGGGTGCCAGTTACCATTTCTTCTACAAATTTCAATGCTCTAAATCCACTCGAGAAGAACTTCCCTAATGAGCTCCAAGAGGGTTCAGTAATCTATTATGATTCTAATCAAGCACTCCCTTCTGAAGGACTAGCATCAGCAGTCCCAGAATCACCGAGAAGATTCATTGATATATTCCATTATCATAACATTTATTTACCGGTCACTGCTTCTCAAGAGGCAACTGATCATCAGATAGAAGACAGGCCTCAATACAATGAAGGCATGGCAAGTAACGGTATCCATGTCAGCCCAAACGTTGGAGTACCAATTGGTTCTGGTGAGAATGTGGATCATTTAAGGGATCCCCGGGAACAAGCATCCTCTGAAACCAATCAACAAATGACATTGGATGACACTTCGGTTAGTGAAAAACATGAGCAGTCATTGGAAAATATTAAACACAGCACCAGTTACAATAACGGAGACAAGACATCTGATATAGATGAGGTGGATGATGTCTTGGAGTCTCAGAGCATACTTATTTTGCTGTCCAGCCAGTGTATCACAAAGCAGGTTATCTGCGAGCAGAGCCGTCTATCCCGTATAAGATACTATGGAAATTTTGATGTTTCCTTAGGACGCTATTTGCAAGACATTTTGCAGAAGCAGGTAACATTGTTATCATTCTAGTTATGTTTACCGATCTACTTCTGTCAGCTGAATATGAATTCGATACCTCCAAGCAAATGAATTCGATACCTCCAAGCAAATGACTTCTTGCTTCCATTCTTTTTGGCTGATACAGAACCTTGCCAAGTCAATTTGAAGAATATGCTCACGACTCATGATTGTGTCTTTTTCGCAGAACCTCAGCTGTTCCTCATGTGGAGAGCCTCCAGAAGCTCACATGTATTCCTACACTCACCGCAACGGGAATCTGACTGTTCTTGTGAAGCGCTTGCTGCCTAAATATCGTTTACCTGGTGAATCAGTAGGAAAGATTTGGATGTGGACTAGATGTCTAAGATGTGAACATGAAAATGGGATCTCCAGATCATCACGAAGGGTGATAATGTCAACTGAAGCACACTACCTTTCATTTGGGAAGTTCCTTGAACTCAGTTTTTCAAGCCACTCAACTGCTAGAAGGCTGTCAATATGCGGGCATTCACTCAATAGGGATTGTCTGCGCTTTTTTGGGTAAGCTCAAGAGTCAAGAACCTTATAACATCAGCTGCATATGATTTCATAAATTATTTTGCTTCCATTGTATATTGGACTGAACCTTTTCTATTCATTTATTTGGGATCTGTCAACTTCAGGTTGGGCTCCAAAGTAGCAATGTTCCAGTATTCCTCGGTCGAAATTTACAATGCCTGCAAACCACAGACTACTCTTGAGTTTCACAATCCCAATATGCATGACTGGTACGGGCAAGAGGTAAGAAATGTATGTATCATTCTCAATTGTCGTTTCCATCTCATGCTTCGTTTGTGAACATCCATAGTGGAGCCTAATGCCTCTGCTGCACTTCTTTAAGGTTCTTGCTACAGGAGTTACACTTTTCTCTGAAGTCACAGGCGTACTACAGAAGCTGAAGGATCAATTTCCTGAGCTGGCAATCTATTGTGGTGCCTTCTTTCCTGTTAAAGACTTTTCTCAACTTGAAGAGATGTTGATTAAAGAGAAGGCTGAGTTCATGGTAAAAATTCCCGTCCTCTTTTAGATGAACCTTCCATCGGTCGCACTGATTAATGTACTCTGCATTTCTGGTAATCATTATTTCATGGCTTATCTTTATCATCATCCAGGATTCTCTAGAAAAGGTTGTTGATCGAAATAGGGAATCAAGCTCTGTGGATGATATCCTTAATGTAAATTGGCTCTATCAGGATCTTCTGCTGGAACTTTATGTGTGGGACCACCGGCTGCATCAACTTCTAGACTGTACATCTGCTGAAAATGCAATAGTCGGAAATGGCATCGCGGAAACCTCTGAATTTACAGGTGACCAAACTGCAGTAGTTGCTCAAGCAGGCGGGATCGGTGAGCGCATGAGCAGCAAAGCATCCTTTGAGAATAGATGTATCGAGCCAGAGAAGTTCAGTGAACCAGGGACGTACAGACATGCATCAACCTtgcttgatgatgcatggaaTAAGCATTACAATGATCAGCATAGCACAAAAGTGCCATCTTCCGGGACCTCAAATTGCTTGGGCGTTCAGAGCAATATTCCGCAACGGTGTGACGGGGAAAAATGGGTTTGGAACCCACTGAATGAGTCCAGATTGGCTTACAGGCAGGAAGTGAAAGCTGGATGTTTGGAAAGGTTTCAAGTCGTTAACCACTACTGTCCAACTCATTTAGCCCCCTTGCACAAACACAGACAATCTGCCGAGGAGATAAGCTCTCCACAGTTCACAGTAGGTCCAGGTGGCAGTATCCTGTGTGTATCAGAGGATGAGATATCCAGTATAATATCCCGAGCTCTTGCTATATCTGAGGAACGTCGCCACTTACTGATGGATGCTATCGCTGAGACTGAAACAGCAGATATCAGGGGTAGAGAGTATGCTAAAACAATAGAGAAGTCTTACAGCTCGGTATCTGAAAGTTCCTCTGCTTCTTTGTCCTGGTCGTTGTCTTTTGGATCTTCAGATTCTGAGGCAAGCATTTCATCTGACGACCTCTCCAGCTATGATAGCTCACTTCTATCATCCTCTCTCCATCCAGAAATATCTGTCAACGGGAGAATAGCTCTCAAAGGGAAGTACTCAGTCATCTGTGTACACTCTAACCAGTTCTACAACCTCCGAAAGAAATGCTGCCCATCGGAGCTTGCATATATTACTTCCTTGAGCCGTTGCAAGAAGTGGGATGCTCAAGGCGGAAAGAGTAAGGCATTCTTTGCAAAAACAATGGATGACAGGCTCATCATAAAGCAAATAAAGAAGACAGAGTTTGAGTCCTTCATCAAATTTGCGCCTGGTTTCTTCAAACATGTCAACCATTCTCTGGACACGGGAAGCCAAACTTGCCTTGCCAAAATCTTAGGAATCTATCAGGTAGTTATTTCAAATGGTTGTTGCAGGACTTCCTCCTTCCCACTGCTGTCTTACTTTATTAAACCGTGAGCATCATGTTTTGTTTCAGGTCAAGCAAATAAGACATGGCAAGGAGATTAAGATGGATCTGATGGTGATGGAAAACATCCTGTTTGGACACAATGTGTCGCGGACATATGATCTGAAAGGCGCCATATTTTCGCGATATGTCTCCGACTCAAATGACCATGGCACCGTCTACTTGGACCAAAACTTTGTGGATGACATGCGTGTTTCTCCAATCTATATTGGTGGAAGAGCAAAGCATCTCTTGGAGCGGGCAATCTGGAATGATACGTCCTTTCTCACAGTATGTATGACTTCCATTTGTGCTGCCATATCATAATTCATAGATAGATGGAATTGAAGACGTGCTCACAATCACAAAAAAACCTGTGCTTGCAGTCGATCAATGTTATGGACTACTCTTTGCTGGTTGGAGTGGACAGGCAGAAGCATGAGCTCGTATTCGGCATCATCGACTACCTGAGGCAGTATACATGGGACAAGCAGCTGGAGACAATGGTGAAAGCGTCCCTGGTGGTGCCCAGGAATGAATCGCCAACAGTGATTTCCCCCAGGGATTACAAGAAGAGGTTCAGGAAGTTCATGAGCAAGCACTTCCTGACCGTTCCAGATGACTGGAGCACGGAGAATCTGCCGTCGGTGGCCTGCGAGTCCTGTGCCCACGCCGGCAACACCACCAAGTTGCCGGGACTGATCGATGAGAAACCTCAGCATCCAAGCCCAATCCTGGCGTGCGCTTAATTCTCTTCACATCAAAAACCAATTTCTTCTGCCTCATTCTCGAAGGTTGTACATACATAGCAGAAGCTGTCAAAGTTTCCAGCTTATAGATTAGGCAAAAATTGAATGTGCTGACTGCTGAGGTCAACGACCACAATGCATGTCTATCTGTTTATCTAGGAGTGCCGGACCGGGCAACATTGACTCTAGGCGCCTGGCTTTATTCCTTGCATGACAGCATATCGTTCGCAGCCATGGGCCATGGCAACGTTGCACGCAACTTTGGAAAATGCTGTAGCATCTGGCACGCCATCACCCATCAGAGCACGCTGCAGCTTTCGAGCAGAGCACACGCTAAATTCCCAGGTCAGCAGTCCAGTATGTAGGATAAGCATAGACACCACAGCAAATCAACCTTCCTAATAACGAATTGAATTCTGATACTGGAGATTAATATCACAAATGGAAGGAGGAAACGATGCTATAAGAAGTTCCAATTTACTTGTCTCTGACCAACCTCACCACACACACATGAGTACATATATAATTCTCTCTTCAAGAAGTGAAGAAACTACTGCGAGCCCTAGCTTATGCAGAGCCTTGAACCCAGCACTATGTCACCGCTGTCAGTCTTCTCTGGGCATACCATCTGTTTGTATTGTACCTCTTCCACTGCAGAAATGCTAACTTGCTAAACCTTTTCTTGCTTGTCGTCCACAAGGGGAAGCATCTCCATCTGATTTCTTGACAGGTTCGCGTGCGCTGTTCCTGGACTCCCTGGGGCTGCAGCCTGCCGTTGCGAGATCAGATGCCTCACGTAGCCATAGAAAGTGCAACCAACCAGGGTGATTCCACATCCAATTGCATTCATCGCAGAGATTGGATTCCGGAAGATCAACCATGACACTAACACTGCCACCGCGACCTACAGAAGCATGCCCATTAAGATGTCAATGTCGAGCAGAGGGAGTAGGGAGAAGAACATGGCCCAGAATATAGTCATGCCTTACTTTGAGGTTGCCAGCAACGTTGAAAGTCACTGCTGTTGTTGAATGGATGACGTAGAAGATGGAGAAGTTAAGGCAAAACGCAAGCACCCCTGAACCTAGGATGATAATCAGCGCAGAAACGATTGAATCATGTGTGTAGAACCAGTTGATTACACCGCCTCCTTCAAGCAACATTGCTGGTAGAGCCAGTATCATGGTGGCAAAGGGTGCCATGTAGTACACCGTGTTAATGCTGCAGAAAATAGAATAAATCATCTTACTACAGTAAATAATTAGCAGTTCCAACCTCCATTGAGCAGGAAAAATGGTCTCGAAGAACAGATTGATTTCGGAAGAAGATGAAATGTTTTTAACATTGTTATTGGCAGAGCACACAGCTGCTAATAAATAAGCACCAGGGCACCATAGCATAAGACAAGTGTGTACCTGTCAAATTTGTATCCATGGAGCAGGGACTCTGCCAAGATGGTCTTTGTAGATGTAGCCAGGCAGCCAACCATGGCAGCACAAAAACCAAAAATATTGAAGCTAAGCTCTGTCACCGAGGTCAGGAGTATTCCCCCGACTATGGGGACCAGCGAAGCCCATATGCGCCACTCAAAATGCTTATTCCAGACTAGCCACTGCAGAATAACTGCATGGCATGAAACCAGCGTATCATCTTCTCTTCTCATACCACAGCAAGGTAACAAGTGGAAGATTGAACGACCAGCGAGGGTAGCATAATCAAGGTACCTGTGGTTGCAGGAGTGAAAGATTTGATCGTCTGCATGAAGGAGACTGGAATGTAGCGCAGGCTCACATTTCCCAGCACAATGTTTATACAGAAGACGAACGACATTGGGAATATCCGTTTCCAGCGGTCCTCCGGTTCAACTTCAATTAGCGGTTTCGCCTTAAGCACATGGATTGCGATGTAGGCTCCGATTGAAGAGCAGATGAAGTGGACACAGGACACGCTGAGAGGAAACTTGAAATCCAGTTTCTGCAGAGAAGAGCATCTTATATCAAGGGCACAACTTTTGATAGAGGGAGGTTACCACCCACCACCCACCACTCATAAGATGATAGACAGTTGGCTTGCACAGTGAATGGACTGCATTAGTGTAGGCAGTATATGGAAGAAAGGGAGCACGAGGAGCAACTTGGAAAGTCACTGCAATAACCTCCTATTACATGTCTATCACTACCCAATTTTTTACCCAAACATACAAAAGAGAGATTGCTGAATGCATACGAGCAGCAACTCTCCTGGACTAGACAGTAAAATCGAGATAAAACACGGTGTGACTAGGCTGCTGAACCCTGCTTGACTAAGCACCAAAGTAATAAACTAGTAGAGTACTAATAATCCAAGCCCCAATGGCCAAGTCCATTTGACCCTGTCTGTTTCCCACCCAAACTAATCTGGGAGAGGGCGGGGAACCGCAAATAATGAAATGGTAAGCTGTATGGACGAATTCAGTTAGATATTGGAAAGTAGAAGAGTCGTTCTCCTACAAGGCTACAACTAGAATGGGCGGCAGCAGGGCAGTAGAAGCATCTGGCATCCAGATCCGCGGCGGGGGATGGAAGATGGATGGGGAAGCTAGAATCCATAGAATGCGGGTGGGAAGGAGGAAACCTGGAAGATccacttgttcatgatgatgacggTGACGTTGAAGCCCCACCACTGGAGGATGGCGAGCACCGCGCGCAGGGTGCCCAGGCTGGCCGGCGCCTTGCCGCCGTCCTCCATCTCTTCCACAACTAGTGTATTGTGGACGAGAAAGACGAGATGGCGGGATGGAGCAAGCTGCTCGTCGGCGTCGGCCACGGCCCGGAGAGTAGGCCTCGCCTCGCCTCACCTCATCGTCATGGTGGGTCGGTCGGtggaaggggaggaggaggaatgggtaaggaaggaaggaaggggaaGGCAGCAGGCAAGGCAGGCCACGCCAGGTCTAGTCTAGTCAGTGTAGGCAGGCAGGCGGGCCAGTTTGGTTgctgaaaaatttggcaaaactcTACTGTACtgtttttgttgttatttaataattaatgtctaatcataatctaattagccttaaaagattcgtctcgtggatttcgtctaaactgtataattagttttattttttatttatatttaatgtttcatgtatgcgtccaaaaattcgatgtgatgaaaaatcttaaaaaatttagcattttgggagggaactaaacaggACCTGAGTGAGAGAGATCGGAAATCTTGGACTTGAAAATTCCTTGGACCAGTCAACTGCAAACATTTTTttgctttctttttctttgttttttttttgtttggttagcGCCCCTGTTGTTGCTGGAATTGCGGCCTAATGTTGTACTATCTTTCACAAGTGTTTTCTTTTTCCTCTTTATAATGACCCACGTACTCCCTCCATCTTTTAACGTAAATTTCCTTTGTTTGATGAATCAATCAATTAATCTTAagtttaattgatatatatagatCGATAGATGACTAATTACATTTGTGAATCACTAGATTAATCATAAAATACATTTTTTATGATAAAACTATTTGTAGATACAAATAACTATTCTCaaaattttatttaaaaaaaaaactttctcgAATTCTTTTGGATAAACAATTTCAAAAAGTGTTTTAAAACTTTTATGCATAAGTTGACAAAATTCTCTATCTTTTCCTCCGCTTTTTTGAAGGGGGCAGGGGGCAGGGAACACGGAATAAAAGGTTCTACCATCTACATTTTCTAGTAGAGAAGCACCCACATGTATATGTAATGTAACAGAAGTCGGCAGAGATCAGGCACGCCTGCGCATGGACTGCATGTCTTGCGATGTGACCAGTTAGAATCGCTTAACAAGATAGTAACAGCAAGCGCGCACACTCAAATCTCCAAATTAATTGTACACACGTTTCAAATGCAACTCAACAAGGACCTCCCACCCTTTTCAAATGGAACTCAACAAGGGCCTCCCACCCTTTTCAAATGCACACGCACCCCTCCTCGGTTGCCTATATGGCTATATCTCGTCGTCTTCAAATGGGTCTCTCTCCGGGAAGTCCCCAACCTGCGAAAAAGAAAACGAGAAAAAAAACTGTTGAGAAACATTttcgtactccctccattccaaattgtaagtcgtccTTACTTTTCTACATACATggcttttactatatatctagataatAATGTATATCTAGTCGCGTAGCAAAAACTACATATCTAAAGAAACTAGAAcggcttacaatttggaatggatggagtattaaagaaagagagagagagagagagacagaggaaaGAATCCCATACAAGGCAACCTCTTAGCTCATCTAGGAGATAATAATGGTTGCAAAAACACACACCAGAAATCGCCTGTTATACTATTACAACGACCCATACAGAGCAAAGGCTCTGCCACGGTTAACTGTTTCATCCTTATCAATAGGCAACCCAACTCGAAAAGGTTATGTCACAAAGAAACATGCTCACAATTGTTCCTTTAGAAAAACTCAATACCTTACAATGCAAACACTCACTCATGTCACATGACCCGCTACTACAAAAAGGTTGTGTTACTCCTCATGTTCCCAAACGATATTTGAAGAAACACTAGGCGCCTCTAAATTTCAGCAATCCGCTGCAGAGATAACGTCTAACCAAAACTCGCTCCAAAGTACACAAGGTAAAGAGCTAGGAATCTAGCAACGAAAATACCTTTACTTACCTTTACTTTTTCTGGCCTCACAATTGCCCCATGACCTTGAGGGCACTCAAAGAAGCGAATGCCTTTCACCCTGCAGTATCCACGAAGCACAAGGAAATGTTATCAAGAGCTACTGCCATTTATTAATGAAAATAGCAGGTTACCCATCACAAAATCAAGGGATATGACATAAGCAGCAATTAGCATtacataacaacaacaacaacaacatagcttttcagtcccaagcaagttggggtaggctagagttgaaacccaccaagagccccaagtcacggtttaggcacttcaatagctgctttccaagtactcctattcaaacatagatctctaggtatatcccaagctttcaaatatctttttattgcctccccccatgtcaatttcggtcttcctctacctctcctcatattattagcttggcttaggactccacaatgcactagcATTACATAACAAAAATGACTAATAACAAAATCTACACAAAAGCTtatcattttctatttttcatagtTTAGGACTCAACATACATGCCATCATGTTTTCCAAGTGGCTCATCATATTGCAGTCCAACCCAGAATCCACGTCCAAGGGCTTCAGCTCTACCAACAAATTTTACAGTGCCCCTCTTGGCACCAGGCTCGACTTCACATCTATCTCCCACCTGTGACACACTTGTTAGATCACTTGCTGCAGTTGGCAACAATGGTCCATGAAGAGTACCAGTTTAAAATCAATCCTAAGGATGTTCACATATTCCTTGGGGAAAAAAGGTTCAGTGGGAAGAGGAAAGTGACATCAGGCAATGAAAGAGGTTAGCATGCTGATTTGGTAATATATTGTTAGCTCAAATTAGGCTATTTGTAATTATAGCAAGGATGGTAATTGGTACATATATATCGTGATTGTGCCAGCCACTAAAGATGTAATTGAAAGGAGGTTCTGACAGGGTGTGTCTTTGGTTGCTAAATCATCAGCACTAAAAATCTGACACTGATTTTGGACCATTTGCCGGTCTTAGTGCAACTTAATGGAATGCACATGGGAAGAACCAAAGTAACTGACCTTGATTTTGGAGCACAGATCCTCCATATGCTTTTCTGATTGCTGAAGAAATAGAGTAAGTGAGATGAAAAATGAAAGAAGACGGTCCAAAACTTCAGTAAGCAGTAATTTACTTCTTTATCCTCTGACGGAGAGTTCTTCGGGACCATATTTTCTTTGAATTTTCGAAAGTTAGCTGTCACCAGAATCATAAAATTAGCATTGGGCCTAATGCACTGCAAGTTGCAAACAGACATATCCAAAAGCATACATTGACTGGGAAAGAAAAAGGGAATGAATAGCCGGGGAACTTAAACTTACTGTCGAGCTTATCGTATGCTTCATCGGACATTTTGTACTTGTCGACAAGGGAAGTGTCTTCCAACCAGCCACCCGAGGTGAGTGAGGAAGGATCGAGATCAACAACATGGATCCGGTAGCCGTTGTAGGGGGCGTAGGCCGCGAGGGGCGCGGCGTCGTCATCGAGGTCGGCGATCTTGGCGCCGGTGTCGTCGCGGAGCTGGAGACGCATGGAGGCGACGGCGGTGCCGGTCTTGCGCCAGAGCTTGTCCTTGAGCGCCTCGACGGTGGTCTGCGATCCGATGCAATTAGCAGAGCAGAGACGATGGAGATCCCGATCCCGGCAAGATGAGAGCCACACCCACCTGTTGGGAGACG from Miscanthus floridulus cultivar M001 unplaced genomic scaffold, ASM1932011v1 os_2339_1_2, whole genome shotgun sequence encodes the following:
- the LOC136534832 gene encoding UDP-galactose transporter 1-like, whose amino-acid sequence is MEDGGKAPASLGTLRAVLAILQWWGFNVTVIIMNKWIFQKLDFKFPLSVSCVHFICSSIGAYIAIHVLKAKPLIEVEPEDRWKRIFPMSFVFCINIVLGNVSLRYIPVSFMQTIKSFTPATTVILQWLVWNKHFEWRIWASLVPIVGGILLTSVTELSFNIFGFCAAMVGCLATSTKTILAESLLHGYKFDSINTVYYMAPFATMILALPAMLLEGGGVINWFYTHDSIVSALIIILGSGVLAFCLNFSIFYVIHSTTAVTFNVAGNLKVAVAVLVSWLIFRNPISAMNAIGCGITLVGCTFYGYVRHLISQRQAAAPGSPGTAHANLSRNQMEMLPLVDDKQEKV
- the LOC136534835 gene encoding tubulin-folding cofactor B-like — encoded protein: MALSKLQLPADDSVLLLVTHSNLSTFAADIRVSQQTTVEALKDKLWRKTGTAVASMRLQLRDDTGAKIADLDDDAAPLAAYAPYNGYRIHVVDLDPSSLTSGGWLEDTSLVDKYKMSDEAYDKLDTNFRKFKENMVPKNSPSEDKEQSEKHMEDLCSKIKVGDRCEVEPGAKRGTVKFVGRAEALGRGFWVGLQYDEPLGKHDGMVKGIRFFECPQGHGAIVRPEKVKVGDFPERDPFEDDEI